A window from Vigna angularis cultivar LongXiaoDou No.4 chromosome 7, ASM1680809v1, whole genome shotgun sequence encodes these proteins:
- the LOC128197684 gene encoding uncharacterized protein LOC128197684 has product MDTIVVDQGRSSMYGFVEPQTIQPSGNTLQNRQHYLQTWMDESKRDIYLVPYIDGSHWQLMVIIPKQCKIIWFCSLHRKMKNDLRTMLQGVIGKSRGQLVQILYPKCNQQVDSWECGFYVMCWIKTIIRAVITDDWNERFKTTSPITEDTINQIRQEWTAYLLQRWS; this is encoded by the exons atggacacaatcgttgtagaccaaggtcggtcttccatgtacggatttgttgaacctcagaccattcaaccgtctggtaacacacttcaaaacagacaacattatttgcaaacatggatggatgagtccaAAAGAGacatataccttgtgccatacattgacgG gtctcactggcagctgatggttatcattcccaaacaatgtaaaattatatggttttgttcgttgcacaggaagatgaaaaatgacttgagaaccatgcttcaagg agttattggtaaatctcgtggtcaattggttcaaattttgtatccaaag tgtaaccagcaggtagattcatgggaatgtggcttctatgtgatgtgttggattaagaccatcattcgagctgtcattacagatgactggaatgag cgcttcaagactACATCGCCTATTAcagaggacacaattaaccagataaggcaggagtggaccgcttatcttctacaaagatggagttag
- the LOC108321000 gene encoding uncharacterized protein LOC108321000 isoform X1: MRRIWNLLSKSKQLTAFSSPASKFRVTVFRSFCDQSYRQNRPGPLVQYKSLVDQGKLQYDPYQESVASELESLLARLEQYEKDMEEYHVNLANWKKQRENERRRLLMEEVELHQKDEDWWKRLNNKLTERWTSRKRPANMEPGVGKWVSYLKREKKLDSLVGRRPTAPPAPKGLYIYGNVGSGKTMLMDMFYSSTKGIVKHRRRYHFHEAMLRINEHMHKIWKSQIEEKPLQSAVAGWIMSLPFDIKAKEWLAAEERYKQEMQIKNILPAVADKFFLDGEENEKGASILCFDEIQTVDVFAIVALSGILSRLLSSGTIIVATSNRAPSDLNEAGMQKEIFQKLVSKLEDHCEKVLIGSEIDYRRFLAQKSENQVHFFWPIGKEATNEFEKKWHDVTSRYGGRIVSNTTISVMFGRTLEVPKSFDGVARFTFEYLCGRPLGAADYIAVAENFHTVFISDIPVMSMRIRDKARRFITLIDELYNHHCCLCCLASSSIDELFQGTEEGTLFDLESFQFETEIDGGKLRRNVLAEGRVSSAGAPSSITSILSGQEELFAFHRAVSRLIEMQTPLYLDGVSDFHPYFQRQYKQSQQL; the protein is encoded by the exons atgagaagaatATGGAATCTTCTCTCCAAATCCAAACAACTCACGGCGTTTTCAAGCCCAGCCTCCAAGTTCCGCGTCACTGTGTTTCGCTCTTTTTGCGATCAATCGTATCGGCAGAACCGTCCAG GACCGCTTGTTCAGTACAAAAGTCTAGTTGATCAAGGGAAGTTGCAGTATGATCCTTACCAAGAGAGTGTTGCTTCAGAGCTTGAGAGTTTGCTTGCCAGGTTGGAGCAGTATGAGAAAGATATGGAGGAGTATCAT GTGAATCTAGCTAATTGGAAGAAGCAGCGGGAGAATGAGCGGCGGAGACTTCTTATGGAGGAAGTTGAGCTGCACCAGAAGGATGAGGACTGGTGGAAGCGGTTGAACAATAAGCTTACTGAAAGATGGACATCCCG GAAAAGACCTGCGAATATGGAGCCAGGGGTGGGAAAATGGGTATCGTATCTTAAACGTGAGAAGAAGTTGGATTCACTTGTTGGTCGTCGTCCAACTGCTCCCCCAGCTCCTAAAGGACTTTACATATATGGCAATGTTGGCAGCG GAAAGACAATGTTGATGGACATGTTCTATAGTTCTACTAAAGGAATTGTAAAACATCGAAGAAGGTATCACTTTCATGAG GCCATGCTCAGAATTAATGAACATATGCACAAGATATGGAAGAGCCAAATTGAAGAGAAGCCTTTGCAATCGGCTGTTGCTGGTTGGATTATGAGTCTTCCATTTGACATTAAAGCTAAGGAGTGGTTGGCTGCTGAGGAAAGATACAAGCAAGAGATGCAAATAAAGAACATTCTTCCAGCTGTAGCAGATAAGTTTTTCCTGgatggagaagaaaatgagaaaggAGCTAGCATTTTGTGCTTTGATGAGATACAG ACTGTTGATGTATTTGCTATTGTGGCTTTATCTGGAATTCTAAGCAGATTGCTGAGCAGTGGAACTATAATTGTGGCTACCAGTAATCGAGCACCAAGCGACTTAAATGAG GCTGGTATGCAAAAAGAAATATTTCAGAAACTTGTCTCCAAATTGGAAGACCATTGTGAGAAGGTATTGATAGGGAGCGAAATTGACTACCGTCGTTTTTTAGCACAAAAATCAGAAAACCAG GTGCACTTTTTCTGGCCTATTGGAAAGGAAGCAACcaatgaatttgagaaaaagtGGCATGATGTAACAAGCAGATATGGAGGAAGAATAGTTTCCAACACCACCATCTCAGTGATGTTTGGAAG GACACTTGAGGTTCCCAAAAGCTTTGATGGAGTTGCGCGCTTTACATTTGAATATCTTTGTGGTCGTCCG TTGGGTGCAGCAGATTATATTGCAGTTGCCGAAAACTTTCACACTGTGTTCATATCTGATATTCCAGTAATGAGTATGCGCATCCGTGACAAG GCACGGAGATTTATTACCCTTATTGATGAGTTATACAATCATCATTGCTGCCTATGTTGTTTGGCATCCTCTTCAATTGATGAATTATTTCAAGGAACTGAGGAGGGCACACTTTTTGACCTGGAAAG TTTCCAGTTCGAAACAGAGATTGATGGTGGGAAACTTCGTCGCAATGTCTTGGCAGAAGGCAGGGTGAGCTCAGCAGGTGCCCCTTCTAGTATCACATCCATACTATCTGGTCAAGAAGAGTTGTTTGCTTTTCACAGAGCT GTCTCACGGCTGATTGAAATGCAAACTCCATTATACTTGGATGGAGTAAGTGATTTCCACCCCTATTTTCAGAGGCAATATAAACAGTCACAACAATTGTGA
- the LOC108321000 gene encoding uncharacterized protein LOC108321000 isoform X2 encodes MEEVELHQKDEDWWKRLNNKLTERWTSRKRPANMEPGVGKWVSYLKREKKLDSLVGRRPTAPPAPKGLYIYGNVGSGKTMLMDMFYSSTKGIVKHRRRYHFHEAMLRINEHMHKIWKSQIEEKPLQSAVAGWIMSLPFDIKAKEWLAAEERYKQEMQIKNILPAVADKFFLDGEENEKGASILCFDEIQTVDVFAIVALSGILSRLLSSGTIIVATSNRAPSDLNEAGMQKEIFQKLVSKLEDHCEKVLIGSEIDYRRFLAQKSENQVHFFWPIGKEATNEFEKKWHDVTSRYGGRIVSNTTISVMFGRTLEVPKSFDGVARFTFEYLCGRPLGAADYIAVAENFHTVFISDIPVMSMRIRDKARRFITLIDELYNHHCCLCCLASSSIDELFQGTEEGTLFDLESFQFETEIDGGKLRRNVLAEGRVSSAGAPSSITSILSGQEELFAFHRAVSRLIEMQTPLYLDGVSDFHPYFQRQYKQSQQL; translated from the exons ATGGAGGAAGTTGAGCTGCACCAGAAGGATGAGGACTGGTGGAAGCGGTTGAACAATAAGCTTACTGAAAGATGGACATCCCG GAAAAGACCTGCGAATATGGAGCCAGGGGTGGGAAAATGGGTATCGTATCTTAAACGTGAGAAGAAGTTGGATTCACTTGTTGGTCGTCGTCCAACTGCTCCCCCAGCTCCTAAAGGACTTTACATATATGGCAATGTTGGCAGCG GAAAGACAATGTTGATGGACATGTTCTATAGTTCTACTAAAGGAATTGTAAAACATCGAAGAAGGTATCACTTTCATGAG GCCATGCTCAGAATTAATGAACATATGCACAAGATATGGAAGAGCCAAATTGAAGAGAAGCCTTTGCAATCGGCTGTTGCTGGTTGGATTATGAGTCTTCCATTTGACATTAAAGCTAAGGAGTGGTTGGCTGCTGAGGAAAGATACAAGCAAGAGATGCAAATAAAGAACATTCTTCCAGCTGTAGCAGATAAGTTTTTCCTGgatggagaagaaaatgagaaaggAGCTAGCATTTTGTGCTTTGATGAGATACAG ACTGTTGATGTATTTGCTATTGTGGCTTTATCTGGAATTCTAAGCAGATTGCTGAGCAGTGGAACTATAATTGTGGCTACCAGTAATCGAGCACCAAGCGACTTAAATGAG GCTGGTATGCAAAAAGAAATATTTCAGAAACTTGTCTCCAAATTGGAAGACCATTGTGAGAAGGTATTGATAGGGAGCGAAATTGACTACCGTCGTTTTTTAGCACAAAAATCAGAAAACCAG GTGCACTTTTTCTGGCCTATTGGAAAGGAAGCAACcaatgaatttgagaaaaagtGGCATGATGTAACAAGCAGATATGGAGGAAGAATAGTTTCCAACACCACCATCTCAGTGATGTTTGGAAG GACACTTGAGGTTCCCAAAAGCTTTGATGGAGTTGCGCGCTTTACATTTGAATATCTTTGTGGTCGTCCG TTGGGTGCAGCAGATTATATTGCAGTTGCCGAAAACTTTCACACTGTGTTCATATCTGATATTCCAGTAATGAGTATGCGCATCCGTGACAAG GCACGGAGATTTATTACCCTTATTGATGAGTTATACAATCATCATTGCTGCCTATGTTGTTTGGCATCCTCTTCAATTGATGAATTATTTCAAGGAACTGAGGAGGGCACACTTTTTGACCTGGAAAG TTTCCAGTTCGAAACAGAGATTGATGGTGGGAAACTTCGTCGCAATGTCTTGGCAGAAGGCAGGGTGAGCTCAGCAGGTGCCCCTTCTAGTATCACATCCATACTATCTGGTCAAGAAGAGTTGTTTGCTTTTCACAGAGCT GTCTCACGGCTGATTGAAATGCAAACTCCATTATACTTGGATGGAGTAAGTGATTTCCACCCCTATTTTCAGAGGCAATATAAACAGTCACAACAATTGTGA